In the Salvia miltiorrhiza cultivar Shanhuang (shh) chromosome 8, IMPLAD_Smil_shh, whole genome shotgun sequence genome, GGCCTCGCCGGTTTTAGGCTTGGTGGCAGTCGACGCCGGCCAAAAGTaggtcgagagagagaggagtgccGTGAGTAGCAGatcgttgagagagagagagagagacgagtttGAGGGAGATGATTTGGGGGATTTGAGTGTTCTGTTGGGCCATTATTTTGGCTGCAGCtgttaatttttgttttggGCTCCTATTTTTGGGCCGAATTAAATCATCTGGGCCGAGTCTTTTCCTTTAGGACTAGAGTGTTGGGCTTGAGTCTTGGGCTCAGTTTATTCAAGTAagttatgggccgatttttaaattgaatctgggctaattttatttattcaacatGGACTCAGTTTTAATTAATAGTTGGTAAGTGAGTTAGACTAATTCAAGATGAGTGGATTATTAAGATTAACTATCCGAtttcataagacgagctttaatccaATAGTTGGATTAATAActaaaaggaatatgagtcatgcataatcatttcacgcatcctcatttattgagatttttcgagaattagaatcttattttattatctcggattaaaggtcaagcaccagagttagagctaaaccgtgagtctgctattcaggtaggctttctacgtataaactaaaattatatattagaattgttaagactttatgcttatgaatttaaatgatattgtcaatgcctaaatgctttatgttttattattaattgcctatctgatgttaatcgaattcggattctggatgggaccgcaaatcccttcggaattagtgtacaccttgtgatcgtgagtcatctagcgggttggccgatcatagtgtccgtagagggaggcctccctctcggcacgagttactgatatggtgattaatgatataaaatacctgcgcgggttattgatgaaagaaatgatattatgtttggtaaatacgagtctttaaaggaaaaccctcgtattttactactgtttaaaggcttgacaataaaatattatgcatatatgtaaatttcggcaagtgtccactaagtacttttgtacttagccctgcatgtatttttaaatgtgcaggttgagctgtgatcgaggatgtagtgtgcaagcggagcttttgtcaatttaggacgagaacctcagagtggagtatatgtcttcatacatatactcaagttattgttattccgctgcgaacactgattttactaaagacattatgttatcttgtcaaaacaatatgtattatttaataatgtactcaaactcgttgagtacctcttttggataatattatgtacggttccttttgaccttcgttaaattctagttaatttcaattgttttccttatacaagacgagtcatcaagaaaccgaatatgcccctttctaactcccgctcctaaattccctcccttagtcgtgGTTTCCCCGaaattgctatccttagcaagtgcggtcgtgacaattcatgctctctaacacatcgccgaataaagccatcaGCGCACCTCCGGTACAAGTAAGGATCatcccaataataaaacttgacgTCATGGAGAAACTTCTTCTTTTGGTAATGTGACATGCCCTCGGGAAGAACTCCAATCACCAAGTAATTCACATAATTGACAAACCAAGGATCCTTGAATAAAATAGCCCAAATTTGCTCATCAGGAAAAGACTCATTTATGGCTATCTTTGGATCCATGGAGTTCAAGGAAGCAGGATTTACTCGACGTGATCTTTTAACCGAGTTGGATGAATGGAGGAATGAGGCCTATGAAAGTTCTCGTATTTACAATGAAAGGgccaagaaattccatgatttgagcattCGCACCAAGGAACTCAAGCCAGGAGATGaggtatttttatataattctaaACTGCGTTTGTTTCCTGGTAAGCTGCAATCAAGGTGGACAGGGTCGTATGTGGTGCATAAGAGAaattggaatgggacgtatGAGTTATTTGTTAAAGACGGCACTACTTTCACTGTTAATGGTCATTGTCTCAAACCTTACTTCAAGTCGAACGTGGATCGTGGTCTTGAAGTTGTCAAATTCAATGACCCATGAgattgaggtatcgtcgagctctagacgttaaattaagcacttgttgggaggtaacccaactgttttctttgttttgttttctttcttttagtttctttttgtttctttggtTTCTTCGTtttggggttttagtgcagtgttgagaaCTCGCGCCTTATTCATACCACCACtatggagcatgtgtttctgtgagtagtgacacacatatcatcatccttccaaatttattttcgaacttatgttctgtagtAAGTtcgggggaggggggtgagagtagatatgtgtatcacttttattatttttgttagctttattgttttatcctgcttggttggtggtgtgtgattgttatgtttttctgttgattattgctccatttgATTTCTgcggaaaaaaaattgaatttgattttctttgatgatttgagcataattggaactaatttgcataattctagagtgattttaaccttgacttttggacgttgaataaaccgtGAAATTTTGAGCCAGAACTGTTTAgtatacacagtttattctttgttgtgagtttggtcatgcatgtggtgatcttctagagcttgacatggtttctgtgtcgaggttgctgttgtgcccaagattaggagatgattttaggccatattttgttagccacattattatcccaaacactatccttaacgaaaaaattatcctttgttatccactttgagcctatttagcttttattctttagctggatgatagggtgatgtagtatacggggatctttgtgtggtgaatatcatagtgggtcatgaaaaagaagggatgatattgtgttactatttactcttataagctgtagaaggttgtgaaaaataaaagaaaaaagaaaaaaattattgagaaaaaaaaagagaaaagaaaaaaaaagaaaaaaattgtgaagctgagtgtttattgagaaatttgttagagaattgactttgtgtgttggaaataaatgaagagcataaaagagtgtttaatTTTGTATTGTGATTATTAAATCCCTTGaattgtgttgattatggtggcatagttaggtggaagatggaatttattccatacttgatttgtgaagttataaggtgtTGGTGTttttgatctatttgagtcacttagcctatatttccctaccttaaccaatgtccctacattataacacaaagaaaaagacctttttgatcttaatcctagcacacttttagcgatggacattgtagacgattgacaagcttatgtaagagatctgcattgcattgaattcgatgagggtatacacgtcccgttccatcaaattgagagttaagtgatacacataccttgtgagattcaatggTTTGGAATGTTGAGGTTGATTTTACTATAGGTtctgtttattggtgaattttgtgcttgattattgaggatttgagaattctattattctttatttttcggaggcatcgatgagctaaatttcttacccattcgtgttattgattgtgttcttctcattattcgaggacgaacaatggcttaagtttagGGGAGTTGGTAACACTCATGTTTACATGGTTTTCAATattcttatgatgttaattttataggaaattgagtgtttggtagttgttttgtgcttaaattgttttatcttgtgaaatatgttagttgctcgtactttgatgaattttacagaaatatggacaTGTGcttatatataggtcttcttttgacctattcggGGTTcccagcttttttttttttcagttttatagctttagacttttattgttttccagtttttcAAGTTTGGATTAGATTTCcataagattgaagattcaagtcatTACAATCGTTTTACTTTCgatttttatacaattcagtttttacaattgcgttcattatgatgatgtttatgctttattttaatatgtctggctaagttctttttctgattctagggtttgtaaatagttgattaaatttatgtaattaatttgttaatacctgtgtgccttccagtttatgattcataattcctggtgcttaatttcttgtgaattatctgatcaatagtgtgacgccccaattttcttattaaataaaaaaaagtactttgaataaaaataataagatttcaatatttaaataactaaaaacccAAATTCAACGGAGGAAagtaaataaacatcataaactgagtctttattctaattgaaaataaaatattatttcttcttttatctTGACCATCACTCGCCCTGCCTCTCATCGCCCGAGTCATCTCctgaaaaagatattgttttggggtgagtacaataaactcagtggggtgcatttatccatattataagaatcacaacaaaatataagtgcaaagaaaactgtctgctctttcatattgcccgaaagcaataactttctgtctcttagcccgaatgctatataactttctgtctcatgtagcccgtaggctataactttttgtctcatatagcccgtaggctataactttctgtctcatataccccgtaggctataactttctgtctcatataacccgtaggttataactttctgtctcataactttctgtctcatataacccgtaggttataactttctatctcatagcccggaggctctgcctgcttctcacacatataaattgagtaaaacgtataataaggataaatgttaaatgcaacGTTATAACCCCACCTTAATCTTCTCTTTGTCACGTGTAAAGTAATTGAAGATTAAGTCTCACGCGCCTCGCCTAAAATGaattataaaatcataattaaaatatgctAAAACTATGAGTGCACATGAAGAGGGATCTATAAAtgcaattaaaaatattttaaatactaaaacatatataatatttataatatgtatttgATAGAAAAATAATCGTAACtcattaacataaataaatgaGGAAGACTTATATATGGTCATTattacttaaataaataaagaaaaggactacacacatgtatatatatatatatatatatatatgtatatatatatatatataagctatGTATGCGTCATCATGCAATGGGTAAACATTaaacatatatatgcatatcTAATATACATGAGTAACAAACATATCAAAATTCTTagtcatttaaatatattaatagaatttGAAAAGGAAAAGATATTGGCCACTTCTTAACTAAATGTGAGTACAGTAAcgtaaatatacatatattgaACAATAGAGAATTTTGGataatagaaatatatatatttatacacatatatattagacttaaaaataaataaaaatcatttaagTAACTACAAGCCATtatgaataatatattttaaacatAAAACATGCATCTAATTAGAACACATAGTAAGAAATAGTGCAGGTTTcgataaatccaaagaaaacaCAAAATTGATGATATGGATTTTTATAGGAGCATATGTTTGTACTACACCACATATTAATACATATATTTCGATAAAGTGAAATGAATGTCAAAAGCTGCACTACCctatatgcataaatatatatttataaaaagtaCAACTCTaacactaatatatatatatatatatatatatatatacacgaaaAAAACATGGAGTGAAGCAACCGTAAAGTCATTTCTTTTGCCACAGAAAAGAAGAGGTAcaggaaaaataaatatagagaGTTGCGGGAGGGTTACCTCACCGAGAGAAGAAGTTGGTGATTTGAATTCAGTGTGAAGAGAAAAGATGTGGAAGAGCACCTATTTATACTAGAGGTGAGGGGTTTATTTTTAGGAGAGAGATCAATCAAATAAATCTTTCCATAGCTTCATTTAGCTTTAGAAGGAAAGGTGGACTAGGGTTTTTCAATCAATTGATGCTGAAAATTCTAGAGAAAAATTACTTTGGGCTCAAGCATTGGGCTCCAAAAAAAGAATTGggctgaaataaaaatataattgtttGGGCTTAAAATATGtagtaatttataataaaataataataataataataataataataataataataataataataataataataataataataataataataataataataataaatgcttGAAATGATTAAATGCTCATGCTCATGCTCATGCAATATCTAGGCACGACTTATAagacttaaaatttaaatagtaaaaaaaaaattaaagaattttttttaaaaaaattgtagttaaaaaatattttggggcACTACAACCTtaccaactaaaaaaaatttcgtcctcgaaattactTACCTGAGTCAAAGAAAAATAGGGTATCTAGATCTAATGCCATCTTCCTTTTCCCATGTAGCTTCACTATGATCATGTCTATTCTATTGGATTTTGACTAGAGAGATTTCTTAACTTCTTAACACATGAACTTTTCTATTCAAAATGGCTATCGGGTGCTCATCATAAGTTGGGTCCCTATCTAGTTTGACGTGATTCACAATGTTGCCCGGGTCATTGATGAATTTTCTCAAAGACGAGACATGAAAGACGTTATGTATCGAAGTCAAGCTTGACGGCGACGCTAACCGATATGCTACCTCACTAACTCGTTCGAGAATATCATAGGGCCTGATGTAACAAGGTCTTAGTTTTCCTCCCTTGTCAAACGATCTATTCCCACCACCTTTCCTGAGGGAATTCTTACCTTTAAGGGTTGTATCAGCTTTTCGTAAAATCTTCTTGCGATAAACGAATGCGAAGCACTGGATTCAAAGAGTACTATAGCAAACTTGTCCAGAACGGGTAAGATACCTGACATAGTTCGAGCCTCTCCATCCATCTCTTCTTGGTTCATGGCATAAACTCGTGCCTCTCCCTTGCGGGCACCATTGTTGTTGAAGTTCTGGTTCCTTCCCatattgttgttattgttgcCGTGATTTCTTCCCCAGTTATTGTCTTTATTCCGCCAAGTCGGGACGTTGTTGTTCTTCGAGACATTCGTACTCCGTGCTTCTGGGCAGTTCATCGCCATGTGTCCTCCTTTGTGACATCGGAAGCATACGTTCTAGCCAGATTTGCACTCTCCGAAATGGTAACGCTGACAACGTGGACAAAGAGGTTTGTGCGGCGCCAATTCTTGGTCGTCTCCCACATTACTCCTTGGTTTCTTTTCTGACTGGGAGTTCCTCATTTTGTCTCGATTATCCCAGTGCCTTTTGTCTCCAGTATGTTGAGGTCGAGCCACAGAGTTGTCCAGTTTCAGGCGTGATGCGACTGCTTGGGCTCGTTCTAAGATTTCCGAGTACGATGTGATGTTTAGAGCTGCTAAGTGCCCTCCAATCTCAGGGCGTAACCCATTCTCAAATCTCCAAGCCTTCTTTTCATCGGTGTCCACCAAGTGGGGAGCAAAACGGCCTAGTTGGGTAAATTTCCGCTCGTATTCCAAAACGGTCATGTTTTCTTGCTCCAAGTTCATGAGCTCTATCTCATTTTGTTTGCGAAAACTCCTTAGGAAAAACTTCCCCATCACTTTCTCCTTGAACGTTCTCCAGGTGATGGCTCTCATCTGCTCTTCAGTAAGGGCAGTAGTTTCTGACTCCCACCAGTGTCCTGCATCGTCTATTAGTTGGAAGGCTGCACATGTCACCTTCAAGTCGTCCCTGCAACGTATgtagttgaaaatgcgttccatcTGGCGCATCCACTCCTCGGTCCCTAAGGGTCCTTCGTTCCCTCTTAGAATTGGCGGCGCCATGCTCCGAAATTGTGCTACTACTCCGTTTCCAGTTTCTGCTTGAGGTTGATGCGGTTGCTGAGGCAATACTCCCCTCAATGCTTGTGCAAGCACGTGGGCTAGCGTATTAACATCATTTCGATTTCGATTCCTATTCCCCATCGATTGAGTGGCTTCACTATCAGATTCTTCGTCTGCCGGAGGTCTCCTGTTACCCCTTGTTCTGGCCATAATCTAAAATAGTGCGGTATATAGTAAGAGTTGTGCGATAAAAACAATGATAGGTACTAATTCTCATTGATTCTAAGAGATTCGTCGTCCCAATTTTTATACACGTGTTGGCACTGCTGTACTTATTCTACAGGTTTTTGCAAGTTCTAATTATCTAGATAAGTAATCTCGAGGACatgggaagaaaaaaaaaatgaaataaaatctaacttcaTCAAGAAAACTTAAAGCATCATAAATATACTTCTGACTTTTACCTCACTCGGTAGCGATGTGGCGGTTGCGATGATggtcatttttcttaaaaaagatTTTTATTGCAAGTCTATAGAAacgtagacctgctctgataccatactgtgacgccccaattttcttattaaataaaaagaagtactttgaataaaaataataagatttcaatatttaaataactaaaaacccAAATCCAACGGAGGAAagtaaataaacatcataaactgagtctttattctaattgaaaatattttcaattagaataaAGACTCAGTTGATGATGTTTATTTACTTTCCTCCGTTGGATTTgggtttttagttatttaaatattgaaatcttattatttttattcaaagtacttctttttatttaataagaaaattggggcgtcacagtattatatatatatatatatatatatatatatatatatatatatatatatatatatatactcatgtGCATTCATTGATTTAAATGTATCTTAATTAtgatttcttaatttatttttaggcGAGGCGCGCAAGACTTAATCTTTAATTACTTTACACGTGTCAAAGAGAAGTAAATGTGGGGTTATAACGTTAcatttaacatttatccttattatacgttttactcaatttatatgtgtgagaagcaggcagagcctccgggctagacagaaagttataacctacgggttatatgagaaagaaagttatagcctacgggttatatgagaaagaaagttatagcctacgggctatatgagacagaaagttatagcctacgggttacatgagaaagaaagttatagcctatgggctatatgagacagaaagttatagcctacgggttacatgagaaagaaagttatagcctacgggctatatgagatagaaagttatatagccttcgggctaagagacagaaagttattgctttcgggcaatataaaagagcagacagtttttattgcacttatattttgttgtgattcttataatatggataaatgcaccccactgagtttattgtactcaccccaaaacaatattattttcaGGAGATGGCTCGGGCGATGCGAGGCAGGGCGAATGATGGTCAagataaaagaagaaataatattttattttcaattagaataaAGACTCAATTTATGATGTTTAATCACATTTCTCAGTTGGATTtgagttttagttatttaagtatTAAAATCTTATTTATGTTATTCAAAgtgcattttattattttaatgaaaattggggcgtcacaGTATGGTACCATACtgtgacgccccaattttcttattaaataaaaagaagtactttgaataaaaataataagatttcaatatttaaataactaaaaacctAAATCCAACGGAGGAAagtaaataaacatcataaactgagtctttattctaattgaaaataaaatattatttcttcttttatctTGACCATCACTCGCCCTGCCTCTCATCGCCCGAGTCATCTTctgaaaaagatattgttttggggtgagtacaataaactcaatggggtgcatttatccatattataagaatcacaacaaaatataagtgcaaagaaaactgtctgctctttcatattgcccgaaagcaataactttatgtctcttagcccgaaggctatataactttctgtctcatatagcccgtaagctataactttctgtctcatatagcccgtaggctataactttctgtctcatatagcccgtaggctataattttctgtctcatataacccgtaggctataactttctgtctcatataacccgtaggttataactttctgtctcatataacccgtaggttataactttctgtctcatagcccggaggctttgcctgcttctcacacatataaattgagtaaaacgtataataaggataaatgttaaatgcaacGTTATAACCCCACCTTAATCTTCTCTTTGTCACGTGTAAAGTAATTAAAGATTAAGTCTCACGCGCCTCGCCTGAAATGaattataaaatcataattaaaatatgagGCAAATCTTTTTATAGCCCCTTTTTTATGaaacataagttatatagccCCTCCTTATGAAACATAAGTTAAACAACCCTTTTTTGCTGAAagtactattatacccttatttattttttatttttttctcacaaAA is a window encoding:
- the LOC130998219 gene encoding uncharacterized protein LOC130998219 — protein: MAIFGSMEFKEAGFTRRDLLTELDEWRNEAYESSRIYNERAKKFHDLSIRTKELKPGDELQSRWTGSYVVHKRNWNGTYELFVKDGTTFTVNGHCLKPYFKSNVDRGLEVVKFNDP
- the LOC130998220 gene encoding uncharacterized protein LOC130998220, with protein sequence MARTRGNRRPPADEESDSEATQSMGNRNRNRNDVNTLAHVLAQALRGVLPQQPHQPQAETGNGVVAQFRSMAPPILRGNEGPLGTEEWMRQMERIFNYIRCRDDLKVTCAAFQLIDDAGHWWESETTALTEEQMRAITWRTFKEKVMGKFFLRSFRKQNEIELMNLEQENMTVLEYERKFTQLGRFAPHLVDTDEKKAWRFENGLRPEIGGHLAALNITSYSEILERAQAVASRLKLDNSVARPQHTGDKRHWDNRDKMRNSQSEKKPRSNVGDDQELAPHKPLCPRCQRYHFGECKSG